CGCACAATTCTATCACCTCTGATAACGTCCGCTCCCCTCGCGGGGGGCGATGCCGCGTCGAACACCGGTTCGCTTCGCTCACCGGGCCCGAAGACGCTCAGGCTTCCTCGAAAAGGTCCTCCCCATCGACCAGATGTTCGGCGACGGCGTCCATGTCGAGGGTCACGCCCAGCCCGGGCTCCTCCGGGACCTCGATGCGACCCGCCTCGATGACGGTTTCCTCGACGAGGTCGCCCCACCAGTCCAGTTCGTAGGAGTGGAACTCGACGGCCAGCGAGTTCGGAATGGCGGTACCTACGTGGGCAGCGGCGACCGTCGCCACCGGCGAGGAGACGTTGTGCATGGCGACCGGCACGTAGTAGGTGTCCGCGAGGTCTGCGATCTTGCGGGTTTCGCGCATTCCACCGACCTTCGGCAGGTCCGGGGCGATCACGTCGACGGCCTGCTCTTCGAGGAGCCGGCGGTGGCCGTGTTTGCGGTAGACGTTCTCTCCGGCGGCGATGGGGACGGTCGTCGTCCGCGTGACCTCGCGCTGGGCGTCGTGGTTCTCGGGCGGGACCGGGTCCTCCAGCCACCAGACGTCCTCGTCTTCGAGGGTGCTGGCGAGTCGCTTCGCGCTCCCCGTCGAGAACGACCAGTGGCAGTCGAAGGCCACGTCCGCGCGGTCGCCGACCGCCTCGGTGACTGCCCGCACGATCTCGGTCTTGTGTTCGATCTCGGGGTTGCGCAGGTGGCGGTTGGCGCGGTCTTTCTCCCCGCCCGAGCGCACGTCGAGGTCGAACTTCAGCGCGTCGTAGCCCAGGTCCTCGACGACGCGTTCGGCTTCGTCGGCGTTGGCCGCGGGTTCGCGCTCTTCGCCCGCGTGGCAGTCGCAGTAGACCCGGACCTCGTCGCGGTACTTTCCGCCCAGCAACTGGTAGGCGGGCACCTCGAGGATCTTCCCCGCGAGATCGTGCAGCGCCACCTCGATCCCCGAGATTGCGGTGACGGTGACGCCCGCGAGGGACCCCTCGCCGGACATCCGCTGGATCAGGTGTTCGTAGAGGCGGTCGATATCGAGGGGGTTCTCGCCGAGGAGGAAGGGCTTCATGCGGGCGATCAGCTCCGGGACGCCCGCGCCCCAGTAGGCCTCGCCGGTGCCGACGATCCCGGCGTCGGTGTAGACCCGGACGAGCGTCCACGGGAAGTTGCCGTCGACCATCGTGGTCTGGACGTCCGTGATCTCGACGTCACGGCCGCCGCCGCGTTTCGCCCGGCAGCCCATCGTCTCCGCGGAGAGGTCACGCATCGTATACTCCGCGTTGGGGTCGCGAAGCGTCTCGTAGTCGATTCCCATGGCCTCCGTTCCACGTCCGGACAGTAAAACGCGGGGGCGACCCGGTGACCAGTACCGGGCGACCTACTTCTCGTCGTCTTCGACCAGTGCGTCGAGTTCCCGTCTGAGATCGTGGCGCTCGGAGTCGATGTCGGCGTTGAGCCGCTTGATGAAGACGACGAACAGCATGGCGAGGCTGACGAAGACCAGCAACACGGCGACGAAGGCGGCGACCAGCTGGACGGCCTGACTGTCCCGGGTCGCGGCCACGATCACCATCCCGATCCCGAAAAACAGCGTCACGACCACGGCGGGCGTCCCGACGAAGCGACCGATCGACCGCAACATGCTCTCGACTGGCCCCGGCAGCGCTATCAACGTTTGGGGTCGTTCGCCGTCGCGGGGTCAGAGCAGTCCCAGGTCCCGGAGGTCGCCCTCGAGGGCCTGGCGATCTCTCTCGTCCATCCGCCGGAGCGGGCGACGGAGCCCACCGACGTCGAAGTCGAGGTCCCGCAGCGAGAGGGCGGTCTTGACGCCGGCCATGTAGGAGCCTCGGCCCATCGCGTCCCGGACGTCGTAGACCGTGCTCTGGAGCTCCTGGGCGCGGTCCTCTTCGCCCGCCTGGTAGGCCTCGTAGAGGTCGACGACGAGTTCCGGGAAGACGTTGGCGACGGCGCTGACCAGGCCCGAACAGCCGATCTCGAGGCCGGGAAAGAGGAGGGAGTCGGACCCGGCGAGGAAGCTCAACTCGGGGTGGCGGTCGATGGCCTGTGCGAGCCAGGGCACGTCCTTGCTGGAGTCTTTGAGGCCCGCAACCCCCTCGATCTCGGCGATCTCCCCGAGCGCGGAGAGGGAGAGCGCGTTCCCGGTCCGGGGCGGGATGTGGTAGACGTAGACGGGCACGTCCACGGCGTCGGCGATCCGGCGGTAGTGATCGACGGCCGCCGCGTCGTCGAGCGGGTAGTAGTACGGCGTGACGGCGATGACGCCGTCGGCGCCGGCCTCGGCGGCGTGCTCGGCGTTCGCGACCGACTCCCGGGTACTGGGCGCGCCGACGCCGGGGAGGACCGGCACCGAGTCGATCTCGTCCACGACGGCCTCGACGACGCGGCGGCGTTCCTCGGTCGTCAGCAGGACGAACTCGCCGTTCGTGCCGAGCGGGAAGACGCCGTGACAGCCGCCCTCGACGACGAACCGGGCGTGGGCCGCTGAGGCCTCCGGGTCGACGGCCTCGTCGTCGAAGGCCGTGACGGTCGGGGGGACCACACCGTGCAGGGAGAGCGGATCGGCGCTCCCGGTGGTCGAATCTGCCATCGTCGACTCGTCCACGCCCGGTCGGTAATAGGTTCCCCCGCGGGCGGACGCGCCCCGCCGGCGACGGTCCGAGGTTCTTTTTCGGGAGTGAGTTAACTTTTTGGCGCTGGAGCCGGTAGGGGAGAGCAAGATGTGCGACATCGAAATCAGCCGCTCGCTCGCGGCACGGGTCGGGGCCCAGGAGGCACACGTCGGCGTGCGGGAGGGAGAGACGGTACGTGACGTCATCGACCGCCTCGCGGCGCTCTATGGCTCCCAGGTACAGAGCGGGATCCTCGACGGCAACCGACTTCGCTCGGACGTCATCGCCGTCCGCAATCCCGACGCGGAACACGAACCGGTGACGGCGGACTCGGAACTCACGCCGGGCGACGCCCTGGAGTTCCACCTCACCTCCGAACACGAGAAAGTCAGCGGCTCCGCCTGACCCGGGTTCCCGACCGCCGACGCGCGCGGCCGAACGCTTTTCACTTCGCTCGACTAACCTTTTGGTATGCGCTCCCGCATCCTCCAGTGGCTCGGCATCCGCGCCGGTGACCAGGACGGCGACGACGAGGAGTCGGCGGACAGTCGCTTCGTCCCGTCCGTCCTCGACGCGTCCGTCCGCTACGCACACGGTGGGGCCAACACGGGGGCCGAGCGTGAGATCGCCCACCTCCAGGCGAAAGGGGAGGAACTCGAAGAACTGCGACGCGAGGAGTGACGATCACGAGTCCAGTCGTGCCAGCCGATTCAGCGCGTAGATCGTCGCCAGTACGTCCGTCGCGTCGCCCGGATCGAAGACGAGTTCGTCAGTCCCAACGACGTGTGCCAACACGTCGCGGGAGGCGTGGTCCGGGGCGGCCGCGATGCCGGCGTCGTTCGCCGCGGCCCACTCCATCACCCGGAGGTCGCTCTTCGAGTCGCCCATCACGAGCGAGAAGGGGTCGTCGATCCCGAGCACGTCGAGGGCCGCCTCGACGCCGGCCACCTTGTTGAGTTCGAGGCTCCCGATCTCGGCCGCGTCGGCCTCGTAGTAGGCCACGTCGATCCGCTCGAAGACCGCCGCGACGGGGTCGGGTACGTCCGCCGGATCGTGGTCGACCGTCTCCCCCGTCCCTTCCAGCACGCCCCGGATCTCCGGGTCCTCTGCGGCGTAGTACGCTCGCGCCCACGCGCCGGCGGTCTCGGGGTCGGCGGTCTCGGCGTCTCCCGCGTCCCCATCCGCGCCGACTTCGGACAGCACCGCCTCGCCGAGCAGGTCGAGCATGTAGACCAGCGCCTCGTCGATCACCGCCCGGGCCTGGGTGCTCCCCGTCTCGAAGTTCGGCTTCATGGTGACGTTGAACTCGTTGCCCTGGAGGTGACAGCCCCGCCGGAGGGCCTCGGGAGCTTCGGAGAGGACGCGGGAGCGCACGGCGTCGAAGACCGCCCGGATCTCGTCGTCGAGGTCCGCGTAGAGGAGTTGCTTGGTGTCGCCGCCGTGGCCGGGGGTGAAGACGCCGGTGCCGGCCTCGTAGACGACGCTCACGTCCCCGGAGTGGACGAGTTCGTTGCCCAGCCCCTGGATCAGGAAGCCCTTGACGTTCTCGAGGGTCTGGCCGGTGCAGACGACGATGGGCGTCCCGGCCTCGTGGAACTCCGTCAGGATGTGCAGCGTGTCGCGGGGGATCTCGTTGTCCGTGCGACCGGCCGACCGGAGGGTCTCGTCCACGTCGAGCACCAGCACGTTGACGGCCCGCCCGTACTCCGTGTAGAGGTCCAGCGCGGTGAAGGCCTGCTCGCGGGTGGCGGTCGCGGCGACCTCGGCGAAGGTCTCGCCGACGTCGGGGAAGGCCTCGCGGATCTCGTCTTTGCCGGCGGCGAGCTCCTCGCTGGCGTTCTGCCAGTGTTCGAGGGCCACCCGGGAGTCGACGGGGGGAAACAGGTCGACGAAGTCCTGGTAGGCCCGGAGCCGTCCGGTGTCGAAGTCCGCGAACAGCCGGTAGAGCTGGTCGTACCGCTCCATGCCTTCGATTCCGTCGCGGACGGGCAAAAGGCTGCGGGGGCGGCGCGTCGATCCGCGAGCGTTCGCCGATCCCGGTGACGGAGCCGTCGCCACGGGAAAAAGGCCATTACCGGCGGCGGCGAACGGGACAGGTATGAAGAACATCGACGATCTGATGACCAGCGCGGCGGAGCTGGCCGAGCGCGGTCTCTCGAAGGGTGAGATCGCGGACGAGTTGAACGTCTCCCGCGAGACCGCGAGCTGGCTGGTCGAGCGCAGCGACGGCCCCCAGACGACCCCGGAGCAGGACGTGAGCGGCGGCCCCGAGGACATCCACGTCGACTGGAGCGCGATCGGTCGGGACTCGAACCGGCTGTGGCATATCGGCTCGACGATGGCCGATCTCCTCCTGAAGCAGGGCGAGGAAGTCGACCTGACCATCGGGATCGAGAAGGCCGGCGCGCCGCTGGCGACGGCGGTCGCGCGCGAACTCGACACGGACCTGGCGACCTACGCGCCGCGCAAACACCAGTGGGACGACGACGACATGGCGGATCTCGGTGGAACCTTCTCCCGGAACTTCGCGGGCATCCGCGACCGGGAGTGCTACGTCGTCGACGACACCATCACGAGCGGGACGACGATGACGGAAACGGTGCAGGCCATTCGCGAGCAGGGCGGCGAACCGATCGCCTGCGTCGTCCTCGTCGACAAGCAGGGCGTCTCGGACATCGAGGGCGTCCCCGTCTACTCGCTGGTGCAGGTCATCCGCGTCGGCAACGACGAGTAGAAGGGACACACTGATTTGACTCGTCGGCGTGAGCACGGACGATGAGCGAGGACCTCCACGCCGCGCTGTCACGGGTCGCCGACCGGTTCGACTTCGGCGAGTACGAGGCCACGGCCTACCTCACGATCGTCGAACACGGGCAGCTCACCGCCGCCGAGATCGCGGAGCGAACGGACATCCCCCAGCCCCGCGTCTACGACACCGTCCGCGACCTCGCCGACCTCGGCCTCGTCGAACTCCAGGAGTCCCGCCCGATGCGCGTGCTGGCGGTCGACCCCGAGACGGCCTTCGCCGACTTCCAGTCCTCGCTCGACGACCTCGTCGACGACCTCTCGGCTCGCTACACCGCCCCCGCTCGGGACACCGAGGCGGTCTCCCTGATCAAGTCCCGCTCGACGATCCTGCGCTATCTCGAAGAGATCGTCGGCGCCGCCGAGTACGAACTGATCCTCTCGCTCGACACCGAGTTGCTCGACCGGTTCGCCGACGATCTGCGGGCGAAACACGAGGACGGCGTCGCGATCGAACTCCTCCTGTCCCCGGCCGCGGACGTGCCTCCGGCCGACGAGTTCGACTACCTCGATATCGCCACGACGGTCAGAGCCCGCCGGGGGATCACCACGCCCGTCGTCGCCGTCGCCGACGGGAACTACTCGATCTACGCCACCCAGGACGCGCTGCAGGGCGACCGCGACCGCTACGGCGTCATCTTCAACCGCTCGGAACTGGGCTTTCTCGTCTCCGGCTTTCTCAACACCGTCCTCTGGACGACCGCCGAGACCGTCACCGAGGGCGACGACGACCGCCCGTTCCCGCGCCGCTACGCGACCATCCGCCGCTGTATCTCGGACCTGCGGGGCGCCGAGGGCGACTTCTACGCCTCCATCGAGGGCCGCGACGTGGTGACCGGCGACGAGGCGGTGATCGAGGGCCCCATCGATCAGGCCGCTTTCGGCGCCGGCCGCGAGACGGCGACGCTGCTCGTCGAGACCGAGGACGGCCCCGTCGAGGTCGGCGGCCAGGTCGCCGCGCTCGAGGACGTCGAGGCCCACGAGATCCGGATCGGTGAGGGCAGTCCGCCGGGCGTGTAAGTCACGGATTGCGATCGGGGCCGACGCTTTTTACGCCGGACGTGGACCCGAGTCCAATGGGAGACGATCCGCGGCCCTCGGCGGAGGGCGACGAGTCCGCCGACCGGACGAGTCCGACCACCCCGGACGCACCCGAGATGGGCGCGACCGTGTCGGACCGGTTCGAGACCCACGAGGTGTTCCAGCGGATCCTCGCCGCCGCGGACGCCGAGGCGACGACGGGGGTCCGGACGCTGTTTTTCAGCGCGCTCGCCGCCGGCTTCGCCATCACGCTCACGTTCCTCCTCTACGCGTCGCTCACGGCCGCGACCGGGGGCGATCCGATCGGGAGCGCCCTGCTGTACCCGCTCGGGTTCGTCTACATCGTCGTCGGGCGCTACCAGCTCTACACCGAGAACACGCTCCCGCCGGTGGTGCTGGTGCTCGACCGACTCGCGAGCGTCCCGCGGCTCCTGCGGACCTGGGCCGTCGTGTTGGTCGGGAACTTCGCCGGCGGCGGGCTCGGCGCCCTCTTCCTCGCCGCGACCGGCGTCTTTCCGCCCGAGGCCGCGGCGTCGGCGACCGCGATCGCCAGCAAAGGTGTCTCGACCCCATTCTGGGACCTCCTCTTCAAGGGAAGCGTCGCCGGCCTGCTCGTCGCCGGGGTCGTCTGGGTGGTCTACGCCGTTCAGGACTCCATCTCGCGGGTCGTCCTCGTCTACATCGCCTTCCTCGGGATCCCGCTGGGGAACCTGTTCC
Above is a genomic segment from Halorientalis sp. LT38 containing:
- a CDS encoding mandelate racemase/muconate lactonizing enzyme family protein, producing MGIDYETLRDPNAEYTMRDLSAETMGCRAKRGGGRDVEITDVQTTMVDGNFPWTLVRVYTDAGIVGTGEAYWGAGVPELIARMKPFLLGENPLDIDRLYEHLIQRMSGEGSLAGVTVTAISGIEVALHDLAGKILEVPAYQLLGGKYRDEVRVYCDCHAGEEREPAANADEAERVVEDLGYDALKFDLDVRSGGEKDRANRHLRNPEIEHKTEIVRAVTEAVGDRADVAFDCHWSFSTGSAKRLASTLEDEDVWWLEDPVPPENHDAQREVTRTTTVPIAAGENVYRKHGHRRLLEEQAVDVIAPDLPKVGGMRETRKIADLADTYYVPVAMHNVSSPVATVAAAHVGTAIPNSLAVEFHSYELDWWGDLVEETVIEAGRIEVPEEPGLGVTLDMDAVAEHLVDGEDLFEEA
- a CDS encoding dihydrodipicolinate synthase family protein; this encodes MADSTTGSADPLSLHGVVPPTVTAFDDEAVDPEASAAHARFVVEGGCHGVFPLGTNGEFVLLTTEERRRVVEAVVDEIDSVPVLPGVGAPSTRESVANAEHAAEAGADGVIAVTPYYYPLDDAAAVDHYRRIADAVDVPVYVYHIPPRTGNALSLSALGEIAEIEGVAGLKDSSKDVPWLAQAIDRHPELSFLAGSDSLLFPGLEIGCSGLVSAVANVFPELVVDLYEAYQAGEEDRAQELQSTVYDVRDAMGRGSYMAGVKTALSLRDLDFDVGGLRRPLRRMDERDRQALEGDLRDLGLL
- a CDS encoding HAD family hydrolase, with the translated sequence MERYDQLYRLFADFDTGRLRAYQDFVDLFPPVDSRVALEHWQNASEELAAGKDEIREAFPDVGETFAEVAATATREQAFTALDLYTEYGRAVNVLVLDVDETLRSAGRTDNEIPRDTLHILTEFHEAGTPIVVCTGQTLENVKGFLIQGLGNELVHSGDVSVVYEAGTGVFTPGHGGDTKQLLYADLDDEIRAVFDAVRSRVLSEAPEALRRGCHLQGNEFNVTMKPNFETGSTQARAVIDEALVYMLDLLGEAVLSEVGADGDAGDAETADPETAGAWARAYYAAEDPEIRGVLEGTGETVDHDPADVPDPVAAVFERIDVAYYEADAAEIGSLELNKVAGVEAALDVLGIDDPFSLVMGDSKSDLRVMEWAAANDAGIAAAPDHASRDVLAHVVGTDELVFDPGDATDVLATIYALNRLARLDS
- the gfcR gene encoding transcriptional regulator GfcR → MKNIDDLMTSAAELAERGLSKGEIADELNVSRETASWLVERSDGPQTTPEQDVSGGPEDIHVDWSAIGRDSNRLWHIGSTMADLLLKQGEEVDLTIGIEKAGAPLATAVARELDTDLATYAPRKHQWDDDDMADLGGTFSRNFAGIRDRECYVVDDTITSGTTMTETVQAIREQGGEPIACVVLVDKQGVSDIEGVPVYSLVQVIRVGNDE
- the trmB gene encoding HTH-type sugar sensing transcriptional regulator TrmB, whose product is MSEDLHAALSRVADRFDFGEYEATAYLTIVEHGQLTAAEIAERTDIPQPRVYDTVRDLADLGLVELQESRPMRVLAVDPETAFADFQSSLDDLVDDLSARYTAPARDTEAVSLIKSRSTILRYLEEIVGAAEYELILSLDTELLDRFADDLRAKHEDGVAIELLLSPAADVPPADEFDYLDIATTVRARRGITTPVVAVADGNYSIYATQDALQGDRDRYGVIFNRSELGFLVSGFLNTVLWTTAETVTEGDDDRPFPRRYATIRRCISDLRGAEGDFYASIEGRDVVTGDEAVIEGPIDQAAFGAGRETATLLVETEDGPVEVGGQVAALEDVEAHEIRIGEGSPPGV